The proteins below are encoded in one region of Gopherus flavomarginatus isolate rGopFla2 chromosome 12, rGopFla2.mat.asm, whole genome shotgun sequence:
- the KIF2B gene encoding kinesin-like protein KIF2B: MAGQFGSILVGSYLEIKRSDGRIHPALVTALHRDSSSLTVEWVEQGANKGKRVELQLAFALNPHLAPAAPCSAQGDQSLPAGPAATPAQLEKPCGDGGEPEPGRPRAGRCSPGRKSPCVRQVERLQELRQKRRRRQRELREQRAQQAAGSPHPNYDVICMIQEYRGRLHGGALGGPEPGPQHRIRVCVRKRPLNPREAGLQDFDVVTVPCRGVVVVHEARQRLDLSRYLESQTFRFDHAFDESVPNELVYRHTAQPLVESIFRGGMATCFAYGQTGSGKTHTMVGDLSAKGQGCPKGIYTLAAQDVFCWLREPSYEQLELQVYGAFFEIYGGKVYDLLNWRNRLNVLEDGKQQIQVVGLQEEEVSCVEDVMKLIEMGNRCRTSGQTSANTHSSRSHAIFQIILRKRGKLHGKFSLIDLAGNERGADTGSADRRTRLEGAEINKSLLALKECIRALGRNKAHTPFRASKLTQVLRDSFIGENSCTCMIATISPGMRSCEHTLNTLRYANRVKELTVDPNSLGQLHPVITQFPYQLDDLKKPWTVQSLPETDEFKVFCVQKEEEVSPQLFTFNAREKAQKKRKELDEKALIDEHQESLRWLKVFLEVAEEIDYDVDFYAAQFEAVLGQKIGILTEIQDKVKSFRSILRKEQHGGNQISVKRSRVL, translated from the coding sequence ATGGCCGGCCAGTTCGGGAGCATCCTGGTCGGCTCCTACCTGGAGATCAAGCGCAGCGACGGGCGCATCCACCCGGCGCTGGTCACGGCGCTGCACCGGGACAGCTCCAGCCTCACCGTGGAGTGGGTCGAGCAGGGGGCCAACAAGGGCAAGAGGGTGGAGCTGCAGCTCGCCTTCGCCCTCAACCCCCACCTGGCCCCCGCCGCGCCCTGCTCCGCCCAGGGCGACCAGAGCCTCCCGGCCGGGCCGGCGGCGACGCCCGCCCAGCTGGAGAAGCCCTGCGGGGACGGCGGAGAGCCGGAGCCCGGCCGGCCCCGCGCGGGGCGCTGCAGCCCCGGCAGGAAATCGCCGTGCGTGCGGCAGGTGGAGCGGCTGCAGGAGCTGCGCCAgaagcggcggcggcggcagcgggagctgcgggagcagcgagCCCAGCAGGCGGCCGGCTCGCCGCACCCCAACTACGACGTGATCTGCATGATCCAGGAGTACCGGGGCCGCCTGCACGGCGGGGCGCTGGGCGGCCCCGAGCCCGGCCCCCAGCACCGGATCCGCGTCTGCGTCCGCAAGCGGCCGCTCAACCCGCGGGAGGCCGGGCTGCAGGACTTCGACGTGGTGACCGTGCCCTGCCGGGGCGTGGTGGTGGTGCACGAGGCCCGGCAGAGGCTGGACCTGAGCCGCTACCTGGAGAGCCAGACCTTCCGCTTCGACCACGCCTTCGACGAGAGCGTCCCTAACGAGCTGGTGTACAGGCACACGGCCCAGCCGCTGGTGGAGAGCATCTTCCGCGGGGGCATGGCCACCTGCTTCGCCTACGGCCAGACGGGGAGCGGCAAGACCCACACCATGGTGGGAGACCTCTCCGCCAAGGGCCAGGGCTGCCCCAAGGGCATCTACACCCTGGCAGCCCAGGATGTCTTCTGCTGGCTTCGGGAGCCCAGCTACGAGCAACTGGAGCTCCAGGTCTACGGGGCTTTCTTTGAGATCTATGGGGGCAAGGTGTACGACCTGCTCAACTGGAGGAATAGGCTGAATGTGCTGGAAGATGGCAAGCAGCAGATCCAGGTggtggggctgcaggaggaggaggtcAGCTGCGTGGAGGATGTCATGAAGCTCATCGAGATGGGCAACAGGTGCAGGACGTCAGGCCAGACCTCTGCCAACACCCACTCCTCCCGCAGccatgccatcttccagatcatccTCCGGAAGAGAGGGAAGCTGCACGGCAAGTTTTCCCTAATTGACTTGGCTGGGAATGAGAGAGGAGCCGACACCGGCAGTGCGGACAGGCGGACGAGGCTGGAAGGGGCTGAGATTAACAAGAGTCTCCTGGCACTCAAGGAATGCATCAGGGCCCTCGGGCGCAACAAAGCCCATACCCCATTCAGGGCTAGCAAACTCACCCAGGTTTTAAGGGACTCGTTCATAGGGGAGAACTCATGCACGTGCATGATCGCCACCATCTCTCCAGGGATGAGATCCTGTGAGCACACTCTCAATACTCTAAGGTATGCCAACAGGGTGAAGGAACTGACTGTAGATCCTAATTCTCTTGGACAGTTACATCCAGTCATCACCCAGTTCCCATATCAGCTGGATGACCTGAAGAAACCATGGACTGTACAGAGCTTGCCTGAAACAGATGAGTTCAAAGTATTTTGTGTACAGAAAGAGGAGGAAGTCTCTCCTCAGTTGTTTACTTTCAATGCCAGAGAGAAAGcccagaagaaaagaaaagagttgGATGAGAAAGCACTTATAGATGAGCACCAGGAGTCTCTTCGGTGGTTGAAAGTGTTCCTGGAAGTGGCTGAAGAAATAGATTATGACGTGGATTTTTATGCTGCACAGTTTGAAGCAGTCCTGGGGCAAAAGATTGGCATTCTGACTGAGATCCAAGATAAAGTGAAATCATTCCGGTCAATCCTGCGTAAGGAACAACATGGCGGCAACCAGATCAGTGTGAAGAGATCCCGTGTTCTGTAA